In a single window of the Rhodoferax saidenbachensis genome:
- a CDS encoding bifunctional ADP-dependent NAD(P)H-hydrate dehydratase/NAD(P)H-hydrate epimerase, giving the protein MSTNSEQVLGPLGPVASHAYPLCTVQHTRLLETQAASSLVTHTLMQRAGLALAQLTLAHAPHARTFWVACGRGNNGGDGLEAAMHLQQWGKTTIVTLLDGPTDLPADAAQSLERARQAGVVVADAPPAQWDVCIDALLGIGLRQAPTGATLQHIRAIRAGSGLVVAADLPSGLQADTGHTPGECVHADVTLSFLTLKPGLLTAQGRDACGDLWLNTLDVAPPTAPDAWVNAPGATSARAHASHKGSFGDVAVLGGTAGMAGAALLAASAALHAGAGRVYLGLLDATQAGLALAFQPELMVKPLAQWDLGTMAIVAGCGGGAEIAAHLPQLIQHARQLVLDADALNALAAQPAWIGLVASRQPGSTVLTPHPLEAARLLDTTTAAVQADRLASAQVLANRFGCTVVLKGSGSVIAAPGQIPRINPTGNACLATAGTGDVLAGLVGSLMAQGHSGWKAACLGVYRHGQAADHWQQPHTLTAAALAKYI; this is encoded by the coding sequence ATGTCTACGAATTCTGAGCAGGTGCTAGGGCCCCTGGGCCCGGTGGCATCCCACGCCTACCCGCTGTGCACCGTACAGCACACCCGGCTGCTTGAAACCCAGGCTGCCAGCAGCCTGGTGACTCACACGTTAATGCAACGCGCCGGCTTGGCGCTTGCCCAACTCACTCTGGCCCACGCGCCGCACGCCCGCACCTTTTGGGTGGCCTGTGGACGTGGCAACAACGGTGGCGATGGTCTGGAGGCCGCCATGCACTTGCAGCAATGGGGCAAGACAACCATCGTCACGTTACTGGATGGCCCCACTGACTTGCCTGCCGATGCGGCCCAGTCATTGGAGCGCGCCCGCCAAGCTGGCGTTGTGGTGGCGGATGCACCACCGGCGCAATGGGATGTCTGCATAGACGCCCTGTTAGGCATCGGTCTGCGGCAAGCCCCAACGGGCGCCACGCTGCAACACATCCGCGCCATTCGCGCCGGCTCAGGCCTGGTGGTGGCCGCAGACTTGCCCAGCGGGCTGCAAGCCGACACCGGGCATACCCCGGGAGAATGCGTGCACGCAGATGTCACCTTGTCCTTTCTCACGCTCAAACCAGGACTGCTCACCGCACAGGGGCGCGATGCTTGTGGCGACCTCTGGCTCAACACGCTAGACGTTGCACCACCCACCGCACCCGATGCCTGGGTCAATGCACCCGGCGCAACAAGCGCGCGTGCCCACGCGTCCCACAAAGGTTCGTTCGGCGATGTCGCGGTGCTAGGTGGCACAGCAGGTATGGCGGGTGCGGCCCTGTTGGCGGCCAGTGCGGCCTTGCATGCGGGTGCGGGCCGGGTCTACCTGGGGCTGTTGGACGCTACGCAGGCGGGCTTGGCCTTGGCTTTTCAGCCAGAGCTGATGGTGAAGCCTCTGGCGCAGTGGGACTTGGGCACCATGGCTATCGTCGCGGGCTGCGGCGGTGGTGCAGAGATTGCCGCACACCTGCCGCAGCTGATCCAACACGCCAGGCAACTGGTGCTGGATGCCGATGCGCTGAACGCACTGGCAGCGCAGCCCGCCTGGATTGGGCTGGTAGCAAGCCGCCAACCCGGCAGCACCGTGCTGACGCCCCACCCTCTGGAAGCAGCCCGCCTTTTAGACACCACAACAGCCGCTGTGCAAGCTGATCGCCTGGCCAGCGCGCAGGTATTGGCGAACCGGTTTGGCTGCACCGTCGTCTTAAAAGGCTCCGGCAGCGTGATTGCCGCGCCGGGGCAAATCCCCCGCATCAACCCCACCGGCAATGCATGCCTGGCCACGGCGGGCACAGGCGATGTATTGGCAGGCTTGGTGGGCAGCCTGATGGCGCAAGGCCACTCGGGTTGGAAGGCCGCCTGCCTGGGCGTCTACCGCCACGGGCAGGCGGCAGACCACTGGCAGCAGCCCCACACTCTGACAGCCGCCGCCTTGGCCAAATACATATGA
- the rpsB gene encoding 30S ribosomal protein S2, producing MAVTMREMLEAGVHFGHQTRFWNPKMAPFIFGHRNKIHIINLEKSLPMFQDAAKFVRQLSAKRGTILMVGTKRQARETVAAEAQRAGVPFVDQRWLGGMLTNFKTVKTSIKRLKDMKVQQEAGLDAMSKKEQLMFARELEKLEKDIGGIQDMATLPDAIFVIDVGYHKIAIAEAKKLGIPLIGVVDSNHSPEGIDYVIPGNDDSSKAVTLYARGIADAILEGRANAVDDVVKAVAAESNDEFVEVSEASA from the coding sequence ATGGCTGTAACAATGCGCGAAATGCTGGAAGCCGGCGTCCATTTCGGACACCAAACCCGCTTCTGGAACCCCAAGATGGCTCCGTTCATCTTTGGCCATCGCAACAAAATTCACATCATCAACCTGGAAAAATCCCTGCCGATGTTCCAGGACGCGGCCAAGTTTGTCCGTCAGCTGTCCGCCAAGCGCGGCACCATCCTGATGGTGGGTACCAAGCGCCAAGCGCGCGAAACCGTGGCTGCCGAAGCGCAACGCGCTGGTGTTCCCTTCGTTGACCAACGCTGGTTGGGCGGCATGTTGACCAATTTCAAGACGGTCAAGACATCCATCAAGCGTTTGAAGGATATGAAGGTTCAGCAAGAAGCTGGCCTGGACGCCATGAGCAAGAAAGAACAGCTGATGTTCGCTCGCGAACTGGAAAAGCTGGAAAAAGACATCGGCGGTATCCAGGATATGGCTACTTTGCCTGACGCGATTTTCGTGATCGACGTGGGCTACCACAAGATCGCCATTGCCGAAGCCAAGAAGCTGGGCATTCCTCTGATCGGCGTGGTGGACTCCAACCACTCCCCCGAAGGTATCGATTACGTGATCCCTGGCAACGATGACTCCTCCAAGGCTGTCACTTTGTATGCCCGCGGCATTGCGGACGCCATTCTCGAAGGCCGTGCAAACGCCGTTGACGATGTGGTCAAGGCGGTTGCCGCTGAGAGCAACGATGAGTTTGTCGAGGTGAGCGAAGCTTCTGCCTGA
- a CDS encoding MBL fold metallo-hydrolase, which translates to MKVKFWGVRGSIASPGPKTVRYGGNTTCIEIRTDNNELIILDAGTGIFPLSQTLLAELPVTANVLITHSHWDHIQGLPFFIPNFIPGNTLRLHGCFDPVSGKGIEQVMAVQLQYSYFPVREAEMKARIEYVTLMPDQPVQVGSATVTPCLLNHPVINFGYRIECNGKSVFFTGDHEPPYNIYEPGDEAYDEYQMFMEEKEQSIQDAIRGVDVYIADSSYTDAEYPAKKGWGHGTFSSSIASAHGAGAKLLFCTHHEPTRSDDALEAAFAEALSTNAALTKDMDIRLAREGDVYEF; encoded by the coding sequence ATGAAAGTCAAATTTTGGGGCGTACGCGGATCGATAGCCTCTCCAGGCCCGAAAACCGTGCGGTACGGCGGCAACACCACCTGCATTGAGATTCGTACCGACAACAACGAACTCATCATCCTGGACGCAGGAACCGGCATCTTTCCCCTGTCCCAGACCCTGCTGGCTGAGCTGCCCGTCACTGCCAATGTACTTATTACCCACTCGCACTGGGACCATATCCAGGGGCTGCCCTTCTTCATCCCCAACTTCATTCCGGGCAATACCTTGCGCCTGCATGGATGTTTTGACCCGGTGTCGGGCAAAGGCATTGAGCAGGTGATGGCGGTGCAACTGCAGTACAGCTACTTCCCCGTGCGCGAGGCGGAGATGAAAGCCCGCATCGAATATGTAACCCTGATGCCGGACCAGCCGGTGCAGGTAGGCTCTGCCACGGTGACGCCCTGCCTGCTGAACCATCCGGTGATCAACTTTGGCTACCGCATTGAATGCAATGGCAAGTCCGTATTTTTTACGGGTGACCATGAGCCTCCGTACAACATCTACGAGCCCGGTGACGAGGCCTACGACGAGTACCAAATGTTCATGGAAGAGAAAGAACAGTCTATCCAGGACGCCATCCGCGGCGTGGACGTCTACATTGCCGACAGCTCCTACACCGACGCAGAATACCCCGCTAAAAAGGGCTGGGGCCACGGCACTTTCAGCAGCAGCATCGCCAGCGCACATGGCGCAGGCGCCAAGCTGCTGTTTTGCACGCACCATGAGCCCACGCGCAGCGACGATGCATTGGAAGCCGCCTTTGCCGAAGCACTGAGCACCAACGCTGCACTCACCAAAGACATGGACATCCGCCTGGCCCGCGAAGGTGATGTCTACGAATTCTGA
- the frr gene encoding ribosome recycling factor: MAIDEIKTNLQSKMDQSIAAFQNNLTKIRTGRANPALLDSIQVDYYGSMLPISQVANLSLLDSRTISIQPWEKGMGAKIEKAIRESDLGLNPASMGDLIRVPMPIMTEERRRELTKVVRGEGENAKVAIRNLRRDANEAVKKLVKDKLASEDEQKRSEADIQKVTDKHIGDVDRLVAAKEQDIMAV; the protein is encoded by the coding sequence ATGGCAATTGATGAAATCAAGACAAATCTTCAGAGCAAGATGGACCAGTCCATCGCTGCATTCCAGAACAATCTGACCAAAATCCGCACGGGCCGCGCCAATCCGGCTTTGCTGGATTCCATCCAGGTGGACTATTACGGCTCCATGTTGCCCATCAGCCAGGTGGCCAATCTCTCCCTGTTGGATTCCAGAACCATCAGCATCCAGCCCTGGGAAAAAGGCATGGGTGCAAAAATTGAAAAGGCCATTCGCGAGAGCGATCTGGGCTTAAATCCGGCCAGCATGGGTGACCTCATCCGCGTCCCTATGCCCATCATGACCGAAGAGCGTCGTCGTGAATTGACCAAGGTGGTGCGCGGAGAGGGCGAGAATGCCAAAGTGGCCATTCGCAATTTGCGCCGCGATGCCAATGAGGCCGTGAAAAAGCTGGTGAAAGACAAGTTGGCGTCTGAAGATGAGCAGAAACGCTCGGAAGCCGATATCCAGAAGGTTACCGACAAACATATCGGTGACGTGGATCGCCTGGTTGCCGCCAAAGAACAGGACATCATGGCGGTATAG
- a CDS encoding HDOD domain-containing protein: MSPEISQKLAAAVEGMPAFPKSVQRILELTRDVNSTPKDLVDVIDKDPVVTVKILKVVNSAYYSLPKQITSIGHSVVYLGFNTIKNLALSIAAIGMLPKDNAAEFDVQQYLLHSLATAALAKQLASKVDDADPMDCFIAGLLHDFGKVVFAQFMPEEFKAALLISKNTGTSLHMALQQTIGADHVVVGAMLVEKWRFAPRLIETIRHQHIADFKDTDMIACVFGANQISKKLEFGFGGNPCIDEFPASVQKRLGGTLDQVIAAMGDLTPLFEEAKIFAKL, translated from the coding sequence ATGAGCCCAGAAATTTCTCAAAAACTCGCCGCTGCCGTTGAGGGCATGCCCGCCTTTCCCAAAAGCGTGCAGCGAATTCTGGAACTCACCCGCGATGTCAACAGCACCCCCAAGGATCTGGTGGACGTGATTGACAAGGACCCGGTGGTCACGGTCAAGATACTCAAGGTCGTCAATTCGGCGTACTACAGTCTGCCCAAACAAATCACGTCCATTGGCCATTCCGTGGTGTACCTGGGGTTCAACACCATCAAGAATCTGGCCCTGAGCATTGCAGCCATCGGCATGCTGCCCAAGGACAATGCGGCTGAGTTTGATGTACAGCAGTACTTGCTGCATTCACTGGCCACGGCAGCACTGGCCAAGCAATTGGCAAGCAAGGTAGACGATGCAGACCCTATGGATTGCTTCATTGCCGGTCTGCTGCATGACTTCGGCAAAGTGGTGTTTGCCCAGTTCATGCCGGAGGAGTTCAAGGCCGCCTTGCTGATCAGCAAAAACACCGGGACATCCCTGCATATGGCATTGCAGCAGACGATTGGTGCAGACCACGTGGTTGTCGGTGCCATGCTGGTTGAGAAATGGCGTTTTGCTCCCCGCTTGATTGAAACCATCCGGCACCAGCACATTGCCGACTTCAAGGACACCGACATGATTGCCTGTGTTTTTGGGGCCAACCAAATCAGCAAGAAACTGGAGTTCGGCTTTGGCGGCAACCCCTGCATTGACGAGTTTCCTGCGTCTGTGCAGAAGCGACTGGGTGGCACGCTGGACCAGGTGATTGCTGCCATGGGCGATTTGACGCCCCTGTTCGAAGAAGCCAAAATTTTCGCGAAACTCTAG
- a CDS encoding FAD-dependent oxidoreductase, which yields MKIAVIGAGIVGITTAYELANDGHEVSVFEQNTMAAEEASFANAGLIAPSQLIPLSSPAWPSTSMMQILRRQSRLDIRGMPTIRDLKWRWKWNRSLKNDDFLANFASTQNLITYSQARIHEISAGASLEYERSDGQLVLIHSEADRKSIQPLLTHLKETGVAAKDLSAEEARKIEPALSASAPIDSAVYFPNDEVGNCRQFALLLKAEATKLGVKFHFDTEVTAIDATLHIALRTRDGVAAQAFDGIVVCAGQLSHKLLSPIGVKLPLISAYGYTISAAIGEPLNAPRSAVLDLQKRISISRLGNRIRVSGGAEMGDNAGSKNTKTVESLYRALQQYFPGAARYPSGTQVWKGTRTLATDGLPLIGASQIPGIWLNVGHGANGWGMSCGSARVLADVIQRKQPDIDLTRLNPARFAT from the coding sequence ATGAAAATTGCTGTCATAGGTGCCGGGATTGTCGGCATCACTACCGCTTACGAGCTGGCAAACGACGGACATGAGGTCAGTGTTTTTGAGCAAAACACCATGGCGGCCGAAGAAGCCAGTTTCGCCAATGCAGGGCTGATTGCGCCGAGCCAATTGATACCGCTGTCCAGCCCGGCTTGGCCCTCCACTTCCATGATGCAGATACTCAGGCGGCAAAGTCGGCTGGACATACGTGGCATGCCGACCATCCGCGATCTCAAATGGCGATGGAAATGGAATCGTTCGCTGAAGAACGATGACTTTTTGGCCAACTTCGCAAGCACGCAAAACCTGATCACCTACAGCCAGGCGCGCATTCATGAAATTTCGGCGGGTGCTTCGCTGGAATACGAACGCAGCGATGGCCAGCTGGTGTTGATCCACTCGGAAGCCGACCGCAAGTCCATCCAACCTCTGCTCACGCACCTCAAAGAAACCGGCGTAGCAGCCAAGGACCTCAGCGCGGAAGAAGCCCGGAAAATCGAACCTGCGCTCAGCGCATCAGCCCCCATCGATTCCGCGGTTTATTTTCCAAACGATGAAGTCGGCAATTGCCGCCAATTTGCGTTACTCCTCAAGGCAGAAGCAACGAAGTTGGGCGTGAAATTTCATTTCGACACCGAGGTCACAGCCATCGATGCGACGCTGCATATCGCGCTACGTACCCGTGACGGCGTGGCGGCACAGGCATTTGACGGTATCGTGGTGTGTGCCGGGCAACTCTCGCACAAACTGCTCTCACCAATAGGCGTCAAACTCCCCCTGATTTCCGCCTATGGATACACCATCAGCGCAGCTATCGGTGAGCCACTGAACGCCCCGCGAAGCGCCGTACTGGACCTGCAGAAGCGCATTTCCATCTCCCGATTGGGAAACCGCATCCGCGTGTCCGGAGGCGCCGAGATGGGCGACAACGCGGGAAGCAAAAATACCAAGACAGTGGAAAGCCTGTACCGCGCCCTGCAGCAGTACTTTCCCGGTGCGGCGCGTTATCCCTCGGGAACCCAGGTCTGGAAAGGCACCAGAACGCTTGCAACGGACGGACTCCCTCTCATTGGTGCTTCGCAGATTCCCGGAATCTGGCTGAATGTGGGACATGGCGCGAACGGCTGGGGAATGTCTTGCGGATCCGCCAGAGTCCTCGCCGACGTGATACAGCGCAAGCAACCGGATATTGATCTCACGCGCCTGAACCCGGCACGATTTGCGACCTGA
- the uppS gene encoding polyprenyl diphosphate synthase, with amino-acid sequence MSVSIAVPRHIAIVMDGNGRWASKRFLPRIAGHKQGVDALKRMVRACAQRHIEVLTVFAFSSENWNRPADEVSGLMELLALALSREVSQLKRDGVQLHFVGSREGLSERVRKGFEEAEATTSANTRLVLNVCFNYGGRWDIADAAQRLAALGERISEESLSRAMAMAHCSDPDLVIRTGGEMRISNFLLWQLAYSELYFSELLWPDFDEAALDAALAAYASRERRFGKTSDQLADGSSVSV; translated from the coding sequence ATGTCAGTCTCTATCGCTGTACCGCGCCACATCGCCATCGTGATGGATGGCAATGGACGTTGGGCATCGAAGCGATTTCTCCCCCGTATAGCCGGCCACAAGCAAGGTGTTGATGCACTGAAGCGGATGGTGCGCGCCTGTGCGCAGCGCCATATTGAGGTGCTGACCGTATTTGCCTTCTCTTCGGAAAACTGGAATCGCCCTGCTGATGAAGTTTCGGGTTTGATGGAGCTGTTGGCATTGGCCTTATCGCGTGAAGTGTCGCAACTGAAGCGGGATGGTGTGCAACTGCATTTTGTCGGCTCGCGTGAAGGATTGTCCGAGCGTGTTCGCAAAGGATTCGAAGAAGCGGAAGCCACAACCTCGGCGAATACGCGACTGGTGCTCAACGTATGTTTCAATTACGGCGGGCGCTGGGACATCGCAGACGCTGCGCAGCGGCTGGCCGCCTTGGGTGAGCGAATCTCCGAAGAGAGCCTGTCTCGGGCGATGGCCATGGCCCACTGCTCGGACCCCGATTTGGTGATCCGTACCGGTGGCGAAATGCGCATCAGCAACTTCCTGCTTTGGCAGTTAGCCTATTCCGAGCTCTACTTCAGTGAGTTGCTATGGCCTGACTTTGATGAGGCTGCGCTGGACGCAGCCCTCGCGGCGTATGCTTCACGGGAGCGCCGCTTTGGCAAAACGTCGGACCAGTTGGCTGACGGTTCGAGCGTTTCTGTCTAA
- the pyrH gene encoding UMP kinase: protein MHNEKPAYKRILLKLSGEALMGDDQFGINRDTIVRMVDEIAEVTRLGVEVAVVIGGGNIFRGVAGGSVGMDRATADYMGMLATVMNALALGDTMNKAGLTARVMSAIGIEQVVEPYVRPKALQYLEEGKVVIFAAGTGNPFFTTDTAAALRGAEIGAEIVLKATKVDGVYSADPKKDPSATRYSKITFDAAMNQNLGIMDAAAFALCRDQKLPIKVFSIFKHGALKRVVMGEDEGTLVHV, encoded by the coding sequence ATGCACAATGAAAAGCCCGCATACAAGCGAATTTTGCTGAAATTGTCTGGTGAGGCCCTGATGGGGGACGATCAATTTGGCATCAACCGCGACACCATCGTGCGGATGGTGGACGAAATCGCTGAAGTCACGCGCTTGGGCGTTGAGGTCGCCGTGGTCATCGGCGGCGGAAATATCTTCCGTGGTGTGGCGGGCGGTTCGGTCGGCATGGACCGCGCCACCGCCGATTACATGGGTATGCTGGCTACGGTGATGAACGCGTTGGCGTTGGGTGACACCATGAACAAGGCCGGATTGACGGCACGTGTCATGTCGGCCATTGGAATTGAGCAGGTCGTGGAGCCTTATGTGCGTCCCAAGGCCTTGCAGTATCTGGAAGAGGGCAAGGTTGTCATCTTTGCTGCGGGTACCGGTAACCCATTTTTCACAACTGACACGGCTGCAGCTTTGCGTGGTGCAGAAATCGGTGCGGAAATTGTGCTCAAGGCGACCAAGGTGGATGGCGTGTACTCTGCTGATCCCAAGAAGGATCCAAGTGCGACACGCTACTCCAAGATTACTTTTGATGCCGCCATGAACCAGAATCTGGGCATCATGGATGCTGCAGCATTCGCCTTGTGCCGCGACCAGAAGTTGCCCATCAAGGTATTTTCCATCTTCAAGCATGGCGCGCTCAAGCGTGTGGTCATGGGTGAAGACGAAGGTACGTTGGTACACGTTTAA
- the dxr gene encoding 1-deoxy-D-xylulose-5-phosphate reductoisomerase, translating to MKGAKSRVVVLGSTGSIGVNTLNVIDLHPEMFEVFALTAATSVDAMTAQCVKYRPRFAVMASEAHGLQLESACRSLGLATNVLWGASNIAMVAAHELTDVVMAAIVGAAGLESCLAAAHAGKRLLLANKEALVVGGQLFMDAVTKGGATLLPIDSEHSAIFQSLPEDAGTWDARVDKIILTASGGPFRTRAPSTLKDVTPQEACAHPNWVMGRKISVDSATMMNKALEVIEARFLFGLHPEKIQVLIHPQSVIHSMVQYIDHSVVAQLGTPDMRGPIAYGLSWPDRVQSGASALDFSTLAALTFETFDSAEHQLRFPGLGLAWEVLNAAPGSPAVLNAANEIAVAAFLDGRIRYDQIHRVNVETLGAVSAQPPASLEDLLALDQNSRRVADSLIQRLTK from the coding sequence ATGAAGGGTGCCAAAAGCCGCGTAGTCGTACTCGGATCAACAGGATCCATTGGCGTCAACACGCTCAATGTGATTGACCTGCATCCGGAGATGTTTGAGGTTTTTGCGTTGACCGCCGCGACCAGCGTGGATGCCATGACGGCGCAGTGCGTCAAGTATCGACCGCGTTTCGCGGTCATGGCCAGTGAGGCGCATGGATTGCAGTTGGAGTCCGCTTGTCGCAGCCTTGGGCTTGCTACCAACGTGTTATGGGGAGCAAGCAACATCGCCATGGTGGCAGCGCATGAGTTGACCGACGTGGTGATGGCCGCGATTGTGGGTGCGGCTGGCCTGGAGTCCTGTCTTGCAGCCGCACACGCGGGGAAACGGCTGCTATTGGCCAACAAAGAGGCGCTGGTCGTTGGCGGACAGTTGTTTATGGATGCTGTCACCAAAGGAGGCGCGACCTTGTTGCCTATTGACAGCGAACATTCCGCTATTTTTCAGTCCTTGCCGGAAGATGCAGGTACCTGGGACGCGCGCGTTGACAAGATCATCCTGACCGCCTCGGGCGGGCCTTTTCGCACCCGTGCCCCGTCGACATTAAAAGATGTGACACCACAGGAAGCCTGCGCGCACCCCAACTGGGTGATGGGGCGAAAAATTTCTGTGGACTCTGCCACCATGATGAACAAGGCCTTGGAGGTCATTGAGGCTCGGTTTCTTTTTGGCTTGCATCCCGAAAAAATCCAGGTTCTGATCCACCCGCAGAGTGTGATTCACTCCATGGTGCAATACATAGACCATTCTGTGGTCGCGCAGTTGGGTACGCCTGACATGCGGGGGCCCATTGCCTATGGTTTGTCGTGGCCGGACCGCGTGCAATCGGGGGCCTCGGCCCTGGATTTTTCGACCTTGGCAGCCCTTACTTTTGAAACTTTTGACAGTGCAGAGCATCAGCTCCGTTTTCCCGGTTTGGGTTTGGCATGGGAGGTCTTGAATGCTGCGCCTGGGAGTCCTGCGGTACTGAACGCCGCGAATGAAATAGCGGTAGCGGCTTTTCTGGATGGGCGAATTCGTTATGACCAGATCCATCGTGTGAATGTTGAAACGCTGGGTGCGGTGTCTGCGCAGCCGCCGGCTTCACTGGAAGACTTGTTGGCGCTGGATCAGAATTCGCGTCGTGTGGCCGATAGCCTGATACAGCGGCTCACCAAGTAA
- the tsf gene encoding translation elongation factor Ts, producing MTAITASMVAELRGKTDAPMMECKKALTEATGDMAKAEELLRVKLGSKAGKAAARVTAEGVITTAFEGNAGAVLETNCETDFVTKNDSFMALANAAAALVAKHNPADVAALSVLAYEQDGFGPTLEDVRKGLIGKIGENMTFRRFKRYAGTNKLASYLHGTRIGVVVEFTGDEVAAKDVAMHVAAMKPVSLTSAEVPAELIERERSVATAKAAEDAAVATAAGKPVQSAEIVAKRIEGGVQKYLKEVSLVDQVFVKAADGKQTVGAMLKEKATDLKSFTLYVVGEGIEKKVDDFAAEVAAQIAAAKQTA from the coding sequence ATGACTGCAATTACCGCAAGCATGGTGGCTGAACTGCGTGGCAAGACCGATGCCCCCATGATGGAATGCAAGAAGGCGCTGACAGAAGCGACTGGCGATATGGCCAAAGCTGAAGAGTTGCTCCGCGTCAAGCTGGGCAGCAAGGCCGGCAAGGCCGCAGCCCGTGTGACCGCGGAAGGCGTTATCACCACTGCCTTTGAAGGCAATGCTGGTGCAGTGCTGGAAACCAATTGCGAAACAGATTTCGTGACCAAGAACGACAGTTTCATGGCTTTGGCCAATGCTGCCGCCGCACTGGTTGCCAAGCACAATCCGGCCGATGTGGCTGCCCTGAGCGTTCTGGCCTACGAGCAAGACGGCTTTGGCCCGACACTGGAAGACGTGCGCAAGGGTCTGATCGGCAAGATCGGCGAGAACATGACATTCCGCCGCTTCAAGCGTTACGCTGGTACTAACAAGCTGGCGTCTTACCTGCACGGGACCCGCATCGGTGTTGTTGTTGAATTCACCGGTGATGAAGTCGCTGCCAAAGACGTGGCAATGCACGTGGCCGCGATGAAACCCGTATCGCTGACCAGTGCTGAGGTGCCAGCCGAACTGATCGAGCGTGAGCGTTCGGTTGCGACCGCTAAGGCTGCTGAAGATGCTGCCGTGGCCACCGCTGCAGGCAAACCCGTGCAATCTGCAGAAATCGTTGCCAAGCGCATCGAAGGCGGCGTTCAGAAGTACCTGAAAGAAGTCTCCTTGGTCGACCAGGTCTTCGTCAAGGCCGCTGATGGCAAACAAACCGTTGGCGCGATGCTGAAGGAGAAGGCCACTGACTTGAAGAGTTTCACGCTGTACGTGGTGGGTGAAGGCATTGAGAAGAAGGTTGACGACTTTGCAGCTGAAGTGGCTGCGCAGATTGCAGCTGCCAAGCAAACGGCCTGA
- a CDS encoding phosphatidate cytidylyltransferase translates to MLKQRVITALVLLGILLPAVFYPQPAAFAVVALVLIAAGAWEWARLNQYGATVAVSIGVLCAAMCAASWYGGVLYMQLKLVWIIAGSAWVLLGAWLLRGGSGTWLRVPRAVRLVGGVVALWVAWLAVIQARMVGINFLFSVLVLVWIADIFAYFAGRAMGGRFFVNKLAPSISPGKTWEGVCGGMVGVVVCAFVWRGLEGADMAGQISLYGRLSLVSTVFMVLAVLFLASMSVVGDLVESLFKRSAGVKDSSNLLPGHGGVLDRVDALLPILPLSMMLATL, encoded by the coding sequence ATGTTGAAGCAAAGAGTGATTACCGCGCTTGTGCTGCTGGGCATCCTTTTGCCAGCTGTCTTTTACCCACAGCCCGCCGCATTTGCGGTTGTGGCGCTGGTGTTGATTGCGGCTGGCGCATGGGAGTGGGCGCGCCTAAATCAGTATGGGGCTACTGTGGCCGTATCTATCGGCGTGTTGTGTGCCGCGATGTGTGCAGCCTCCTGGTACGGTGGTGTGTTGTACATGCAACTGAAACTGGTTTGGATAATTGCTGGCAGTGCATGGGTTTTGCTGGGGGCCTGGCTGTTGCGAGGCGGCAGCGGTACATGGCTTCGTGTGCCACGGGCGGTACGCCTCGTCGGTGGTGTTGTTGCATTGTGGGTTGCATGGCTCGCGGTCATCCAGGCGCGGATGGTGGGAATCAATTTTTTGTTCTCTGTCCTCGTGCTTGTCTGGATTGCAGATATTTTTGCCTACTTCGCTGGTCGGGCCATGGGCGGCCGGTTTTTCGTCAATAAGCTAGCGCCTTCCATTAGTCCCGGGAAAACCTGGGAGGGTGTATGCGGCGGCATGGTCGGTGTTGTGGTCTGTGCCTTTGTCTGGCGCGGATTGGAGGGCGCAGATATGGCGGGGCAAATCAGTTTGTATGGACGGCTGAGTTTGGTGTCCACGGTTTTTATGGTCTTGGCGGTGCTATTCCTAGCATCGATGAGTGTTGTCGGGGACTTGGTGGAATCACTCTTTAAGCGCAGCGCGGGCGTTAAAGACAGCAGCAATTTGCTGCCTGGGCACGGCGGAGTGCTCGATCGTGTGGATGCCTTGCTCCCGATCCTGCCACTTTCCATGATGTTGGCGACCTTATGA